A region of Gracilinanus agilis isolate LMUSP501 chromosome 3, AgileGrace, whole genome shotgun sequence DNA encodes the following proteins:
- the RASL11A gene encoding ras-like protein family member 11A encodes MRLRNMSGNFLLAPIPESSSDYVFHKDIKLAVLGSGNVGKSAMIVRFLTKRFIGDYEPNTGKLYSRIVHVEGDQLSLQIQDTPGCIQVQDDFVQVLDSLSRCVQWAEGFLLVYSITDYSSYQSIRPLYQHIRRLHPNSKTPIIIVGNKGDLLHARQVQTNDGIQLANELGSVFLEISTSENYEDVCDVFQHLCKEVSKLHSLSGEKRRSSLIPRPKSPNMQDLKRRFKQALSSKVKSSPSMG; translated from the exons ATGCGCCTGAGAAACATGTCTGGCAACTTTCTTCTCGCCCCAATTCCGGAGTCTTCCTCTGATTATGTGTTCCACAAGGACATTAAGCTGGCGGTGCTGGGCTCGGGCAACGTGGGCAAGAGCG cAATGATTGTGCGCTTTCTGACCAAGAGGTTTATTGGAGATTATGAACCCAATACAG GCAAACTGTATTCAAGGATTGTTCATGTAGAAGGAGACCAACTGTCCTTACAGATACAAGATACCCCGGGATGCATTCAG GTCCAAGATGACTTTGTCCAGGTATTGGATTCCCTCTCTAGGTGTGTACAGTGGGCAGAGGGATTTCTGTTGGTGTATTCCATCACAGACTATAGCAGCTACCAGTCCATTCGCCCCCTTTACCAGCACATCCGAAGGCTTCATCCAAACTCCAAGACTCCCATCATTATCGTGGGAAACAAAGGGGATCTTCTCCATGCCCGGCAGGTGCAGACTAATGATGGCATACAGCTGGCTAATGAGCTGGGCAGTGTGTTTCTTGAAATTTCAACAAGTGAAAACTATGAAGATGTCTGTGATGTTTTTCAGCATCTCTGCAAAGAGGTTAGCAAACTGCACAGCCTCagtggggaaaagaggagatCATCTCTCATTCCTCGTCCCAAATCTCCTAACATGCAGGACCTCAAGAGACGCTTCAAGCAggctctctcttccaaagtcaaaTCATCCCCTTCCATGGGCTAA